The sequence ctatatatatatattgacgAAGTTATTTTCCTCGTGAATCCATCAATAAACTCGACAATACATTGAACCAAGACGCTATAGACGGAAACAATGTTGAAATGAACAAGAGCCAGGCGATGATATAAAATGCGATCAATAGATCGAAGTGGCGAGGTATGGAGGTATATACCTCAGACCAAGTGCCTTCCTGCCAAATATAGTCACAAGCAATGCGTCGGCAAGGTCTCTGCGATCTTGGCTTGGTCAAACCAAGCCTCGAACACTGTTCATCCTTAACGGTCACTTCTGGTCCGTGATTTCCTCGCCTCATCGTGCATTCCACTCTTCGTCTTTGTAGTCCGCTACCGCACGATTTCGaacactgtaaaatattttcgttcgacCAAACTGCGGCTGATAATAACTCGGAATTCTCCTTGACTCTCGTAATGATactttaagaaataattctgaCTTCATCCACACAATATAAATCTGTACGTATACAGCTTTAGCATCCTTTAGACAAGGATCTTGTCTTGTTTAagaatatttctcaattttcttgATCCTTCTGAATTATTAAGttgtatagaatttaaaaattattgtagtcTTCCTTGAcattaaaactatttcaaGGTTTCAAATACGGTTTTCATCCTATATCTGATGTTTGTAATTTTACATATTGTAATAGCATTCAAATTAAAGGAAAGCCTACATGTTTACACAGGACGACGAAAAACATCAAAGTTTAAAATCATTACGAAATAGACTGTTTGCATGCTTTTCAGagaataatatcaaattgatTTAAACAACGACGATATCAAAGGCTTACAAAAGTGACAAAAACTCAGCACTGagttacattaaatattcaattacattacCTGTTTAGAttgtctataaaataattttctcaaaaataataaacactattgtaaaaaataaatatacatagtaCACAGGGTACAAATGTTCATATGCTTTAGATGTAGTGATATTCAATTATGACTTTCATGGCTTAAGTTAGCTCTGCAAAGTAAAAGAGCAacgtgattattattaatttgattccAGTTTTTTGGAGTGTGCCAACTTAAGACCATTATTGCTGTGACCTGGCTTAAAAAATCATAAGTTGAACATCATGATCTAAAGTATAGATTGCTTTATGTTCATGCtggatacaataaaatatagattttcaGAGATATGTACTTAATTTTCTAcgataatattactaatactCACAGCAGTCCAATTAGAGACTTTCCATTTTCTGAAGATATTCATTTCCATCCGATGCCTTCTGTTGTTGGTATCACTCTTACAGGGATGTTTCCTACACGGTCTTAATATTGATGGTTTTTCACTGTCATGACACTTTTCATCCATTAAGGGTTTACCATTCGGATGTTGACAGCTTACTTGTCGATATTGGAATCCATTTCCACATTCTGCATCGCactaaattcattaattaataaattaattgcctttatttaataaacaatgttacccagatattaataaaattgctaaacgAAAAgaatgacaataatatttcaataatatctcTGGAGAACTATTTGATAACATACATGTCCCCATGCACCAGTGTTCCACATTGGACATTCGTGACGATTACAAGGAATACTTCTGAACGGTTTTCTGCTTTTGTCACAATAGTTATCAGGAGCAGTATTTTCTGTCTCGATGGCGATACATTTCACATCTCTATGCATATATCCATTGATACATGGCTTAGAACactgaaacaataataatatacagtttgTCTGATTGAACAAAACAcagatttaatgaaataaacatattaaCCTTCTTGGGTGATTCAACTTTCCATTTATACCCAGAATGGAAGAAAATATCACCAACTTCATTATCTTGAGAAAATTCTTCGTTTGGTGGATCAGGAGAATACTTAATTGGATTTGTCTGTAGTGAAGTGTATTTTGTTATGATAATTTGTGATTTGATTGAAATGCTACAATAGAGGAAAAAAGACTTACAATTGTTGCACAAGGCTTCAGTATACaagtaacaatttcttttggTTTATTAGAAAGAgaacatttattgcttattgtTCCACTAGGAGTTTTGCAGGTCACCTTTCTGCTTCTTGTTCCTTTGCCACAAGTAACCGAACACTGTACACAGGGAAACAgagttataaaacaattaaattataagcaGTATAACGAGTATACAAATTGATTATGTACTGAGTTCCAGCCATCGGTATGCCATTGCTCGCAAGGTCCAGCATTACACATCTCCATAATTTTAGGAGGTGAATCACTACAAAAGTTATCCGGAACAACATGATCATCCATACGACATAAGTAACGTTTCTGTCGTTTGCCTGTACCACATATTGCTGCACACTGTAACCAATAAGCTAATATGAACTGAAATAAAGCactgtaatttgtaaaatgcaGCATAGGAAGGtgctaatcaattttaaatcgtttGATTCGAAATGGATTAAATTAGATTCAACATCTTTAATGTTATgcatataattaaaagttcatAACACTTACAGGCGACCATTGTTCAAATTCCCATGTTGGACATGCGCTTAGTTCACAAGTTTTTTTCAGAGGTTTCTCATGCCTAGGACAATTATTCTCGGGCACAGGTCTCCCATTAGAGTCCACACAGGTGGCTGTTCTATGTTGAACGCCAACTCCACAAGTGACATCACAGTTGCTCCATTCCCCGTAAATCCACTTAACATTATCACAAGGACCTGTGCAATTTTTGTCTTCTTCGGGTCGTGGGAGATGAGCACAAGCTTGCGTGGGAACAGAGCGAGGAGAATACTCCGAGTTTCGGAAACTCTGTATACACCTTGACGTTACTGTTCGTTTTCCTATGCCACAATGACTAGAACACTCAGATACCGATGTCCGCCAcctgaaataattgaatatcaaTAGTTCTTAATCGTTTATCGTGTAAGTTTCTACTGGAGTTTTCAAGGCAGCTACTTATCAAGTACCATGCATTCATAAAAAGAAGGCATAGAGTGTTTACATTCCTACTTCTGCTGAAGTCCGTCGTACCTCCTATAATCGCAGGTAGTAATGGATTATTGGCCAAAAACGGTATCGAATATCAACATTCGCCGTTGATATTCGATAGTTGACTACTACTTGCGATCGTAGGAGGGACGGTAGATTACAGTACAAGTGGGAACGTAAAGGCACTGTGCCTTCTTTTGGCAAACGCATGGTACTGCATTctactttctttctttatttctctcccccctctccgctCTATCTGTTTACGAAGAAGTCAGGATAATGCTCCATAGGGCAATCTGTAATGATTTCTGATCCAGACTCTATCCAGACTTACTTTAGATGACAGTGGTTGTTGCATGTCTGGCTGTCTTCGCGAGGTCTCTCCTCCTCGCGACAATAGCCATCAGGAACAACTTCTTTGTGCTCGGCACTCTTGCATTCCGCCTTACGGTACTGCATTCCCTCACATAAACGACTACACTGGGACCAGTTGCTGAGAATCCAAATGTAGTTATGCAGAATTTTCTTggatatcgtgtattcatacGTTATTTGAGGTGGCTGACCTGACACGCATAATACCTGGAACATCATGTGATCAGCAACTCGTCCATTATTTATACCCAACGACGCTCGTTATTAAACAACTAAAGTGATTAAAGGAGAAGAATTTACCTCTAATATCAAATCAGTGCCAATCGGTTTGGAGCTGTTCAAACGTTCCACGACAGAGTCATACCCGTTGTAATCTACAGCGACACCGTAACGCTCGTCGCCGATCACTCGTGCGGTCATCATGTATTTCCCATTGAGAATATGTTCTCCGCCTTCTCCCAGTCGCAAAGCTAGGTAAAACGTTTTATCGTGGTATTCGCATAGTAAATAACGGTCGTTATGTTAAGTGTTCATATCGTAAGCCGGAAAAGAAGCGACAAGGGACCTTCACTAATAAGAGAACTATCAAGCACCGCGGGAGTTAATTCAACAATGAAGAATCGTACCGAGATAATTTTGGTCGTACTGCGTTTTTAAAAAGCTATGCTGCCTGATGTCGATATATCTGCTCCCTGCAGGAATCGTGGTCACTCTCATGTAGCCTTGCTGGGTGGAATTGTAAGAGCCGGTGATCCTCTGGCAGGTGGAATTGTCTCCCTTGCACACGCCGCAAGTGTCCAATTTTGCGTCCGAGTTTAAAACACGATCGCATCCCGCTGGTCTACAATAGCCGTTCACGCATATGTGAAAAGTGTCCATCCCGCATGGTGTTCCGTCGAGTACCTTCTCCTGCAGCGAATAGTACTGATTGCTTTCCACTTCACAGTACAATTTACAGCGTTCGTGCGGTAGTACTGAAAACAAATTTACGAAGAGATTAGTTCCGGTGAATTTTTTATCTTGAGACGATCATCTTCTGAACCGGGTACAGTATGGATAGCAATGGATATTATACTGATAGCGAGAAGCAACACTAAATCCCGCAAACCTTGTCTTAtggttaattatttgaattgtacaatgaaaattggattattacaattataagcTGAGACGGTTTTGCATTTTGCATCCAAAATCGATAATATCGAACCGataatttaaagttttaataatttcgtacatttttaattgtgatCGTACTATTGCAATATCACGGAGATTACTTACTTCGGTTGTACTTAGCGGACCATGTTACGTTCTCTGGAAGGTCAGGTATGTTcatgttgttgttgttgaagTACGCGCATTGCATCTCCCTGTAAAACAGATTAAAATACCCGTTGAGCATTGGcgcataaaaatattgcatgcAAAAAAAACTCATGGTTCAGCTAAAAAAAGTCCATCAGAAATGACAAATTATAAACGTtaataaatgacaaattaCACACGAAACAAAGATGACAATTAGGTAAACTATTTTACGTGGAACATCCTTGTAACTTTAGActtcttgttattttatctaaaaattcatttcttatttgttctattatttttttttgtcgatCTAAACCTAAAAGCTCTTGTCAGCGATTACGTATCAATCAGAACTGATGGGACTGGCGTGTACTTCTACCGGCGATAGAAAGTTGTTCTACGACGGAATTTCTGTCCGCAATTACCTTACACCCGGACTTCCCGACGGACAGTCCTCGAGATTGCAGCTGCGATATTTGACGCGAGCCCCGACGCAGTAATTGCCATAGTTCTGCGGAGGAGGATTGTTGCATTCGCGGTACTTCTTCTGGACGCCACCACCGCAGGTCCTCGAGCACTCGCCGTAGCTTCCCCATTCACCCCATTGGCCGTTGACCGGTTCGAGGATGCTGCGGACGACGCACTCGCCGCGGATGCACCATTTGCCGCCACCGCAGTCGGTCCCGTCAGCCCAGGGCATGTACTCGGTATGACACTGGTTATAATGACCCCACTTCGGTGCGGTGCACCATAATCTCCTGCACACTGCCTGGCCGATAACCAACCAACCGCTCAGTTTATCTCAACTCTTGAGCACTGCATTCATTATGCACCCCTTGCTTCAATTCATTGCCTCCCTCTTTTATTTGAACGGGTGTCTAGCATAAGAGCATATGTATAATACCATTTCATGAACGGGAACAGTGACGGATAAGATGGTCGAATGCACAaccaaatcaaatttattcttgtttgTATCGTTTCATATGCCTTCTAAAGAAAAATCTCTCTGGCAGATTTATTTGTGTTCTCGAATGACTTCGAACTATATGAATCGTTATTTCCGTATACAGTTTTGCATGAAATATTACACTGTTAAGCAAGGATGCCTAATaaagataaaacaaaattcgatAGGGCTCAACAGGGTGTATTTATGCAGTACGAAGAgtttgagaaatataattcgatgtttaaaaaatcagagaatttacaattcctaatttcatatttaatgtcctcaattttttatagttatatacagtaatatacagtatattattacagtatatatacagtattttatttcgattattaatgtactatacaaatataaatatggaaTTAGCAATTTTgagattttcgattttttaaatatagaatttgtaATCGAAAATTCGGAATAAGTTTAGCTATATTCTATTGAAACTTGTCGAAAGGAGTTTTCGAATTGTCCTTTGACTAGCCCTTTAGAATGACACgtaaaaacaatttgttgATTAATTTATGAACGAAGATCGACTAATGTACGCTCTCATATCACTTTGAAAAATGCAATACTAATGCAACAATGAGAAAGTTGACTAGAAACATAAAGTTTGGAATGAAAATCTTTTCCTTTAATCCTGGTTGTTTATTTTTCAGGAGGCGTAGAAACAATATCTGTCTCGATGAACGACGAAGTGGCATTAAATGTTGCTATAACTAAACCATTAAGACGTgggaagaatttttttaccatatttctttttggcacttattcattaattaatgatttatacTTATTTGCCTGGCGCAACCAACATCCGCCCTTCCGCTAGACACCTGTCCTTCGAACTCTCATtgaattctcaatttttagcTCAAGTTGTCTTTTACTACTAACGTTGAACTGTCACAATGGCACAGGATCAATACGATGCAAAgatgaataatgaaatttgtacAAGCTAGCTTCGAAAATGAGATCTTGATTTCGCAATAGAAGCACCCGTTACGGTGACTTCTATTTAGAACTTAGCAGAATGCGTGACTTACCATGACTCACCATTTTGGTACAGACACGGGACCCATCGCCGAAGGCCAGCTCGCATTGCTGGTCCGCGGTGTAATTCTCACCGGGCAGTCTGCTCATGTCTATATTTTCCACTTGATCGGGCTTGTCGAGCAAGCAGGTACCCTCGTACGACCTGAAACAAATTTCGACAAGCTTGAAGATCGCGGGGCTTGCGCGCGTATTATCGGACGGGGGGGACCAAATTTTTGTCGGTAACAAATGGGATCCGGGGCGTGCGGCTCATTTAGAATCCAGCGGAACCGGATTCCTAAGTGTAGAGCCGTCGAGACGCCAGATCTACTGACATCGCAGAAAAACACTCGCCGCACCGACTTTTCTGCGCGGACCGAATTCATTGAATGATGCCTGGTTTGTCGAGATAGAACCGTCTCGGTGTCATTCGCGAACCTGAGATATAATCGCTTAGATAATTCAACAATCGATTCAAACTGGTCAACGTTGTAAATATTGGTGCAACtgcttcaaataatttatcgtgATAAAGAAACCgatagatttataaaaaccATTGTTCGCAAATCTCAAaaacacaaaaattgtttctttaaacGGATgagaatgttttaaataattaggcGAATGCCATCTTGAACTCGTTAATAAAGAGTTTCTTGGAAGTGCAAGAATGTCagtgtaattttataaaagtatacttattattatttttcatttctctaaCGTTTGTTGTAAGACCATGCAActatgtacaataataatttctttattataactCCGTAATTGTGTAGAGCAACAAATTCTTGACTAAAAACTCTATAATGTtccataataaaaaataggcGTAACACTTTATTCGGCACGCACAGAATAGTCTGATTACCATTTCACGAAATCGTCGTcgggaaagggttaatttgagaattgatttaaagaaatttcaacTCGTATCGTTTTGATTATGTTCGAAGGTTCTGTCAGAGGTCCGCGGGTGAACGCAGTTGGTTTGATgaagaaaaagtaaatctTAACGCGACAGACGAAGCCTAATCTGTGTCACCGTGGCGTAGGGTTAATTTGTCAACGTGACACTTTTCAGAACGTCCGTTGACCCGTCAAAATAACACAACTCACTCGAGGAATTCGGTGACGAAGTGCCGTGAACACTTCGACCATTTCCATGGGAAAG comes from Augochlora pura isolate Apur16 chromosome 1, APUR_v2.2.1, whole genome shotgun sequence and encodes:
- the LOC144471527 gene encoding A disintegrin and metalloproteinase with thrombospondin motifs 9 isoform X4, whose amino-acid sequence is MSRISNCTSTVAAALSIVLLVIFLVILWTGVCAPNNVQTVQGGKQIDGGLASVAQAFGDVSEKRFDETVTVATDDTAATATTTAAIDTASSRIIFDAISISNEVIPERGGSSKQQNRSSIETKSSPKADLEYVRLMKISENQFEDPPDPYSTARRHHSGHFRLATAEVWDPHPQYEFTAFGRRFRLRLAHDSSFISPNIKITHMSANTSRREHPGHELGCFYSGVVDGDPSSCVTVSLCHGMTGHVRTSTGSYMINPAEPWRGNDKDSREFSLQHAIQRDANHLYGADDSSNSNNCGVIDDDIPNFDTDDVSENKVYIDTRSRRRRSLTEKKFVDDFQNRERYESPVERRRSESMHFLRNSNRYKRYYSVEHRRDEISVEYGHISQMELTPFMTHRALPLQYFIEIMVVADAKMIDYHHREYLTGYILLLMSTVSRIYKDQSIGNAVSISVMKIVQTDHEFAPRDPTMNGSSAADMLKNFCEWQKYNNPDEPSPVHHDAALLLTRENLCHDPNEVRCDILGLAEVGRMCSRKSSCAIVQDTGLAASFTIAHEIGHVLSMPHDDDKKCEKFRNSSGLHNIMSRVLDNNTFPWKWSKCSRHFVTEFLESYEGTCLLDKPDQVENIDMSRLPGENYTADQQCELAFGDGSRVCTKMVSHVCRRLWCTAPKWGHYNQCHTEYMPWADGTDCGGGKWCIRGECVVRSILEPVNGQWGEWGSYGECSRTCGGGVQKKYRECNNPPPQNYGNYCVGARVKYRSCNLEDCPSGSPGVREMQCAYFNNNNMNIPDLPENVTWSAKYNRILPHERCKLYCEVESNQYYSLQEKVLDGTPCGMDTFHICVNGYCRPAGCDRVLNSDAKLDTCGVCKGDNSTCQRITGSYNSTQQGYMRVTTIPAGSRYIDIRQHSFLKTQYDQNYLALRLGEGGEHILNGKYMMTARVIGDERYGVAVDYNGYDSVVERLNSSKPIGTDLILEVLCVSGQPPQITYEYTISKKILHNYIWILSNWSQCSRLCEGMQYRKAECKSAEHKEVVPDGYCREEERPREDSQTCNNHCHLKWRTSVSECSSHCGIGKRTVTSRCIQSFRNSEYSPRSVPTQACAHLPRPEEDKNCTGPCDNVKWIYGEWSNCDVTCGVGVQHRTATCVDSNGRPVPENNCPRHEKPLKKTCELSACPTWEFEQWSPCAAICGTGKRQKRYLCRMDDHVVPDNFCSDSPPKIMEMCNAGPCEQWHTDGWNSCSVTCGKGTRSRKVTCKTPSGTISNKCSLSNKPKEIVTCILKPCATITNPIKYSPDPPNEEFSQDNEVGDIFFHSGYKWKVESPKKCSKPCINGYMHRDVKCIAIETENTAPDNYCDKSRKPFRSIPCNRHECPMWNTGAWGHCDAECGNGFQYRQVSCQHPNGKPLMDEKCHDSEKPSILRPCRKHPCKSDTNNRRHRMEMNIFRKWKVSNWTACSKSCGSGLQRRRVECTMRRGNHGPEVTVKDEQCSRLGLTKPRSQRPCRRIACDYIWQEGTWSECSADCGEGIQHRTVTCHRTSRYGLTDPIYSDNCPLDQKPHSQQVCKLRECSDKYYWSTGAWKTCSHTCGLKGRQTRRLYCLNARTHKKVARINCPIEFKPPRKQRCNQIKCYPMSCLEAKKYYRNSTDNEYNLFVNGRWMYIYCHDMTTNEPKEYLTLQAGFRENYVEIYHKRLTDQSCLYNGYRNGSCNCATGRGVIFSRTMFRRVRIDLIKLHILENDYTFSRSEGKDRIKYGMVGDCYNRAYCFQGRFSINLSGTQLKLSSDVTWKSSTPETSLEINNISSQHITGKCEGHCGFCNPKFGLKLDVLPP
- the LOC144471527 gene encoding A disintegrin and metalloproteinase with thrombospondin motifs 9 isoform X1 — its product is MSRISNCTSTVAAALSIVLLVIFLVILWTGVCAPNNVQTVQGGKQIDGGLASVAQAFGDVSEKRFDETVTVATDDTAATATTTAAIDTASSRIIFDAISISNEVIPERGGSSKQQNRSSIETKSSPKADLEYVRLMKISENQFEDPPDPYSTARRHHSGHFRLATAEVWDPHPQYEFTAFGRRFRLRLAHDSSFISPNIKITHMSANTSRREHPGHELGCFYSGVVDGDPSSCVTVSLCHGMTGHVRTSTGSYMINPAEPWRGNDKDSREFSLQHAIQRDANHLYGADDSSNSNNCGVIDDDIPNFDTDDVSENKVYIDTRSRRRRSLTEKKFVDDFQNRERYESPVERRRSESMHFLRNSNRYKRYYSVEHRRDEISVEYGHISQMELTPFMTHRALPLQYFIEIMVVADAKMIDYHHREYLTGYILLLMSTVSRIYKDQSIGNAVSISVMKIVQTDHEFAPRDPTMNGSSAADMLKNFCEWQKYNNPDEPSPVHHDAALLLTRENLCHDPNEVRCDILGLAEVGRMCSRKSSCAIVQDTGLAASFTIAHEIGHVLSMPHDDDKKCEKFRNSSGLHNIMSRVLDNNTFPWKWSKCSRHFVTEFLESYEGTCLLDKPDQVENIDMSRLPGENYTADQQCELAFGDGSRVCTKMVSHVCRRLWCTAPKWGHYNQCHTEYMPWADGTDCGGGKWCIRGECVVRSILEPVNGQWGEWGSYGECSRTCGGGVQKKYRECNNPPPQNYGNYCVGARVKYRSCNLEDCPSGSPGVREMQCAYFNNNNMNIPDLPENVTWSAKYNRILPHERCKLYCEVESNQYYSLQEKVLDGTPCGMDTFHICVNGYCRPAGCDRVLNSDAKLDTCGVCKGDNSTCQRITGSYNSTQQGYMRVTTIPAGSRYIDIRQHSFLKTQYDQNYLALRLGEGGEHILNGKYMMTARVIGDERYGVAVDYNGYDSVVERLNSSKPIGTDLILEVLCVSGQPPQITYEYTISKKILHNYIWILSNWSQCSRLCEGMQYRKAECKSAEHKEVVPDGYCREEERPREDSQTCNNHCHLKWRTSVSECSSHCGIGKRTVTSRCIQSFRNSEYSPRSVPTQACAHLPRPEEDKNCTGPCDNVKWIYGEWSNCDVTCGVGVQHRTATCVDSNGRPVPENNCPRHEKPLKKTCELSACPTWEFEQWSPCAAICGTGKRQKRYLCRMDDHVVPDNFCSDSPPKIMEMCNAGPCEQWHTDGWNSCSVTCGKGTRSRKVTCKTPSGTISNKCSLSNKPKEIVTCILKPCATITNPIKYSPDPPNEEFSQDNEVGDIFFHSGYKWKVESPKKCSKPCINGYMHRDVKCIAIETENTAPDNYCDKSRKPFRSIPCNRHECPMWNTGAWGHCDAECGNGFQYRQVSCQHPNGKPLMDEKCHDSEKPSILRPCRKHPCKSDTNNRRHRMEMNIFRKWKVSNWTACSKSCGSGLQRRRVECTMRRGNHGPEVTVKDEQCSRLGLTKPRSQRPCRRIACDYIWQEGTWSECSADCGEGIQHRTVTCHRTSRYGLTDPIYSDNCPLDQKPHSQQVCKLRECSDKYYWSTGAWKTCSHTCGLKGRQTRRLYCLNARTHKKVARINCPIEFKPPRKQRCNQIKCYPMSCLEAKKYYRNSTDNEYNLFVNGRWMYIYCHDMTTNEPKEYLTLQAGFRENYVEIYHKRLTDQSCLYNGYRNGSCNCATGRGVIFSRTMFRRVRIDLIKLHILGKIIFRSILNILKITIHHNLYYVFLENDYTFSRSEGKDRIKYGMVGDCYNRAYCFQGRFSINLSGTQLKLSSDVTWKSSTPETSLEINNISSQHITGKCEGHCGFCNPKFGLKLDVLPP
- the LOC144471527 gene encoding A disintegrin and metalloproteinase with thrombospondin motifs 15 isoform X6; this translates as MSRISNCTSTVAAALSIVLLVIFLVILWTGVCAPNNVQTVQGGKQIDGGLASVAQAFGDVSEKRFDETVTVATDDTAATATTTAAIDTASSRIIFDAISISNEVIPERGGSSKQQNRSSIETKSSPKADLEYVRLMKISENQFEDPPDPYSTARRHHSGHFRLATAEVWDPHPQYEFTAFGRRFRLRLAHDSSFISPNIKITHMSANTSRREHPGHELGCFYSGVVDGDPSSCVTVSLCHGMTGHVRTSTGSYMINPAEPWRGNDKDSREFSLQHAIQRDANHLYGADDSSNSNNCGVIDDDIPNFDTDDVSENKVYIDTRSRRRRSLTEKKFVDDFQNRERYESPVERRRSESMHFLRNSNRYKRYYSVEHRRDEISVEYGHISQMELTPFMTHRALPLQYFIEIMVVADAKMIDYHHREYLTGYILLLMSTVSRIYKDQSIGNAVSISVMKIVQTDHEFAPRDPTMNGSSAADMLKNFCEWQKYNNPDEPSPVHHDAALLLTRENLCHDPNEVRCDILGLAEVGRMCSRKSSCAIVQDTGLAASFTIAHEIGHVLSMPHDDDKKCEKFRNSSGLHNIMSRVLDNNTFPWKWSKCSRHFVTEFLESYEGTCLLDKPDQVENIDMSRLPGENYTADQQCELAFGDGSRVCTKMVSHVCRRLWCTAPKWGHYNQCHTEYMPWADGTDCGGGKWCIRGECVVRSILEPVNGQWGEWGSYGECSRTCGGGVQKKYRECNNPPPQNYGNYCVGARVKYRSCNLEDCPSGSPGVREMQCAYFNNNNMNIPDLPENVTWSAKYNRILPHERCKLYCEVESNQYYSLQEKVLDGTPCGMDTFHICVNGYCRPAGCDRVLNSDAKLDTCGVCKGDNSTCQRITGSYNSTQQGYMRVTTIPAGSRYIDIRQHSFLKTQYDQNYLALRLGEGGEHILNGKYMMTARVIGDERYGVAVDYNGYDSVVERLNSSKPIGTDLILEVLCVSGQPPQITYEYTISKKILHNYIWILSNWSQCSRLCEGMQYRKAECKSAEHKEVVPDGYCREEERPREDSQTCNNHCHLKWRTSVSECSSHCGIGKRTVTSRCIQSFRNSEYSPRSVPTQACAHLPRPEEDKNCTGPCDNVKWIYGEWSNCDVTCGVGVQHRTATCVDSNGRPVPENNCPRHEKPLKKTCELSACPTWEFEQWSPCAAICGTGKRQKRYLCRMDDHVVPDNFCSDSPPKIMEMCNAGPCEQWHTDGWNSCSVTCGKGTRSRKVTCKTPSGTISNKCSLSNKPKEIVTCILKPCATITNPIKYSPDPPNEEFSQDNEVGDIFFHSGYKWKVESPKKCSKPCINGYMHRDVKCIAIETENTAPDNYCDKSRKPFRSIPCNRHECPMWNTGAWGHCDAECGNGFQYRQVSCQHPNGKPLMDEKCHDSEKPSILRPCRKHPCKSDTNNRRHRMEMNIFRKWKVSNWTACSKSCGSGLQRRRVECTMRRGNHGPEVTVKDEQCSRLGLTKPRSQRPCRRIACDYIWQEGTWSELLKQCIEHY